In Antedon mediterranea chromosome 10, ecAntMedi1.1, whole genome shotgun sequence, one genomic interval encodes:
- the LOC140060994 gene encoding RNA polymerase II-associated protein 1-like, translating to MIKRPKPGEGEEDLLKLQEQFLKDKVNPSVTVVKAGDKRKAEGSKTVESAPEKHGRIKRDVVQMTEGVPGIALSGDQNQKKQSRFKAEQTKETGASSSQRIVIDLEANQNPYEAMDAKDSDLQSVLTEIMEHDVKNIPVYLPNSTTQGFPTVLHRGQASSTNTTGKKKSLFAQQVESSKPASFGVSVAFPPVTTMTTSNQTTANDEATNRTESTSTRSNIVSGEGLQGEQGSVDLKVIHDENVKKMETMSEKEILEEQTRLLSMLDPNVVKFLQSKKASESPSPMETNQNENLEGVQISNEEKKMASSTSQEKDNSGKEVHNISEEVKHSAVDVKEEWVNMSAVETEKLAWLKDLPEPKAKNKQGGLARFDFNGRLLARDAKIPVKEGLHHHGDEQEVPGYTIDELFILSRSTVQSQRVIGLQTLARIVYSYRIHDINGELQKPLISMLLKSGYMFLLRWALDDAAEVVIGAAAEALASFLINPGDEETLDKIYFWSQGCEVPCLEPTDFDEEEDEEEGASRSKQDKPDAEVLNTDVVKGLLKMNVLPRLRYILEVVRPAADIVLNILTILIRIARHSPQSASEITKCPRLVGTVVTLFMPTTSWIRQGDLVTDVYNYPVISAVKLLRVLCLAGRNMATILFSKFSLVSIIIRYVSVEPTDMQMNIGEAYNLSIESFRLWHVLIGYGLACDAFRELYPLFMQQLQLFQRLSVLPLSVTEEPPTVLAHQLQLLRASAIFCVLEAAVNVAGTAARLQSQLKMRPPDETSSDQPAPPPINWSHVTGLLGPVELCFQKWMAEMSRAELHLEMEAMTLAGCCMNFLSSFYDKLLIQPSYNAVECLENLEVLINVSLFPFMTSSAFYSSMLNLRNHSSCNFKLSKSTSIRQLPNLGCHMANDLVLHPCVQRHSAFGIMGSLFKLATTFLKIHKGMASKFSAVIESNHVIGYLEKIVKKQLSSSNCAAAWFARYEHHVLFRLLKLYHFVAQQTDSCHQHSNFYHSVALVLFTSLYAGDEHLAHELLSAVLFHTDFLVEGKVGDPIAADLADFLTTSDTTRQPSVSKNVALESGPEASRGELLQNAYSNLASIRATYMAFFSTLEKDVFASRARANHLPHEIQHFVLPAHSGQLSPTDWMFMPLLHFYSETQTAEMLGNSVQSFPSHIVSTIVNSLHWIFLIETWRGENLKVVPLAAKMTRLFCLFLTGNDLFFEDQVRSYLTQLMKMYTSPNWPQELDFNIPIPGVASFPDLYISLLTQFAAVSFGDHLFGHAILLPLQQRFSSQLRKAIWSEHSGVPRSLSIPVNKFFIPLDGFLHPIESNQELLNIYLTGLATGTVRQTWCPVLYLIAVHHLAHFLFREHDGQENDDVKNCRKKMTSRFEKLKDKTLQSHIMLYKGINKSSPLGFDLFKGQEAYMGQQTS from the exons ATGATaaaacgtccaaagccaggcgaGGGAGAGGAAGACCTCTTAAAACTTCAGGAACAATTCTTAAAGGACAAAGTGAACCCATCCGTAACAGTTGTCAAAGCTGGAGACAAGCGCAAAGCAGAGGGCAGCAAAACAGTCGAAAGTGCGCCAGAGAAACATGGAAGAATCAAGAGAGATGTTGTACAAATGACTg AAGGCGTACCGGGCATAGCACTATCTGGTGATCAGAATCAGAAAAAGCAATCGCGGTTTAAAGCTGAACAAACTAAAGAA ACAGGAGCATCAAGCTCCCAGCGTATAGTGATTGACCTCGAAGCGAACCAAAATCCATATGAAGCTATGGATG CTAAAGATTCTGATCTTCAAAGTGTATTGACTGAAATTATG GAACACGATGTAAAAAATATACCTGTATACCTTCCGAATTCAACAACCCAAGGTTTTCCAACGGTTCTTCATAGAGGGCAGGCTTCATCTACTAAT ACAACAGGGAAAAAGAAAAGTCTGTTTGCACAACAAGTGGAGTCTTCCAAACCAGCAAGCTTTGGTGTGTCTGTAGCCTTCCCACCTGTCACTACAATGACAACTTCTAACCAAACTACTGCTAATGATGAGGCTACCAACAGAACGGAGTCTACCAGTACAAGGTCAAATATTGTGTCAGGAGAAGGTTTGCAAGGTGAGCAAGGAAGTGTGGATTTAAAAGTCATTCATGATGAGAATGTAAAGAAGATGGAAACAATGTCGGAGAAAGAGATATTAGAAGAACAAACAAGACTTCTGAGCATGCTCG ATCCAAATGTTGTTAAATTTCTTCAATCCAAGAAAGCGTCAGAATCACCATCACCCATGGAAACAAATCAGAATGAAAACTTGGAAGGTGTACAGATATCTAACGAAGAAAAAAAGATGGCTTCTTCCACATCACAAGAAAAAGATAATAGTGGCAAAGAAGTACATAATATATCAGAGGAAG TAAAACACTCAGCAGTTGATGTAAAGGAAGAGTGGGTCAACATGTCAGCAGTAGAAACAGAGAAGTTAGCCTGGCTAAAAGACCTACCAGAACCAAAGGCTAAGAACAAGCAAGGTGGCTTGGCTAGGTTTGACTTCAATGGTCGTCTGCTAGCAAGAGATGCGAAGATACCAGTTAAGGAAGGGCTTCATCACCATGGTGACGAGCAAGAG GTTCCTGGCTACACAATAGATGAGCTGTTTATTTTATCAAGAAGCACAGTTCAAAGTCAAcgagttataggcctacaaacactTGCAAGGATTGTTTACAGT TACAGAATTCATGACATTAATGGTGAGCTACAGAAACCATTGATCTCAATGCTGCTTAAGTCTGGATACATGTTCCTGCTTCGATGGGCTTTGGACGATGCAGCTGAAGTTGTCATCGGAGCTGCAGCGGAAGCTCTGGCTTCTTTCTTGATCAATCCTGGTGATGAG GAAACACTAGATAAGATTTATTTCTGGTCCCAAGGCTGTGAAGTACCATGCTTGGAACCAACAGATTTTGACGAGGAAGAGGATGAAGAAGAGGGCGCTAGTAGAAGCAAACAAGACAAGCCAGATGCAGAAGTATTAAATACTGATGTTGTAAAG GGACTTCTAAAGATGAATGTTCTGCCACGGTTACGCTATATACTGGAAGTTGTACGACCAGCTGCAGACATCGTGCTTAACATTCTAACTATACTAATACGAATAGCACGACACTCTCCACAATCGGCAAGTGAAATAACTAAGTGCCCTCGCTTGGTTGGTACGGTCGTCACATTGTTCATGCCAACAACATCCTGGATCAGGCAAG GTGATCTTGTTACTGATGTTTATAACTATCCAGTAATCTCTGCTGTCAAATTGCTAAGGGTACTCTGTCTAGCAGGAAGAAACATGGCCACCATATTG ttttcaaAGTTCTCATTGGTCAGCATCATAATCCGTTATGTTTCTGTGGAGCCGACCGATATGCAGATGAACATTGGAGAAGCGTATAATTTGAGTATCGAGAGCTTTAGGTTGTGGCATGTTTTGATTGGCTATGGACTGGCATGTGATGCATTTAG AGAACTTTACCCATTGTTCATGCAGCAGTTGCAACTCTTCCAAAGACTGTCTGTACTCCCTCTGTCAGTTACTGAAGAGCCACCAACAGTGTTGGCTCATCAGTTACAGCTACTCCGAGCAAGTgcaatattttgtgtattagaGGCGGCAGTGAATGTTGCAGGCACGGCAGCACGTCTGCAGTCTCAACTTAAAATGAG ACCACCGGATGAAACTAGTTCTGATCAGCCTGCACCACCCCCAATCAACTGGAGTCATGTAACAGGTCTGCTAGGCCCTGTTGAACTCTGCTTCCAGAAGTGGATGGCAGAGATGTCCAGGGCTGAGCTTCACCTTGAGATGGAAGCTATGACATTAGCTGGATGCTGCATGAACTTCTTGTCATCTTTCTATGATAAGTTATTAATACAG CCTTCCTACAATGCAGTGGAGTGTTTAGAAAATTTAGAAGTTCTTATAAATGTATCACTGTTTCCATTTATGACGTCATCAGCATTTTATTCTTCTATGTTAAACCTCAg GAATCACTCATCTTGTAATTTTAAGCTCAGTAAATCAACGTCAATACGTCAACTACCAAACCTTGGTTGTCACATGGCTAACGACCTAGTACTTCATCCATGCGTACAACGACACTCAGCCTTTGGAATTATGGGATCTCTATTTAAACTCGCaactacatttttaaaaatacataaaggCATGGCATCAAAG TTCAGTGCAGTGATTGAAAGCAATCATGTGATTGGCTACTTAGAAAAGATTGTCAAAAAGCAGTTATCAAGTTCAAATTGTGCAGCGGCTTGGTTCGCACGATATGAGCATCATGTCTTGTTTCGGTTACTAAAGTTATATCATTTTGTG GCTCAGCAAACTGATAGCTGCCACCAACATAGCAACTTTTATCATAGTGTTGCATTAGTCTTGTTTACCAGCCTTTATGCGGGAGATGAACACCTTGCTCATGAACTGTTATCAGCTGTTCTGTTTCACACAGATTTTCTAGt TGAAGGAAAGGTTGGTGATCCTATAGCTGCAGATTTAGCTGATTTCCTAACAACTTCCGACACCACTCGGCAGCCGTCCGTCTCTAAGAACGTCGCTCTGGAGAGCGGGCCAGAAGCTAGTAGAGGAGAACTTCTACAAAATGCATACAGCAACCTTGCCAGTATTAGAGCCACTTACATGGCGTTCTTTTCTACTCTTGAAAAAGATGTATTTGCATCCAG GGCAAGAGCGAACCACCTTCCACATGAGATTCAACACTTTGTACTGCCAGCTCACTCTGGACAACTGTCGCCGACAGATTGGATGTTTATGCCCCTACTTCATTTTTACTCTGAAACACAAACAGC TGAAATGCTTGGAAACTCCGTCCAATCATTCCCATCTCATATTGTCAGCACTATCGTCAATTCACTTCATTGGATTTTCTTAATTGAAACATGGAGAGGAGAAAACTTAAAAGTTGTACCTCTGGCAGCGAAGATGACTCGACTATTCTGTCTGTTTTTAACAG GAAATGACCTATTCTTTGAAGACCAGGTGAGATCATATTTGACACAGTTGATGAAGATGTACACCAGTCCTAACTGGCCACAGGAACTAGATTTTAATATTCCAATACCAGGAGTAGCCTCATTTCCAGACTT GTATATCTCACTTCTGACCCAGTTTGCAGCAGTATCATTTGGAGACCACCTATTTGGCCATGCCATTCTTCTACCCCTACAGCAACGGTTTAGTTCACAGCTAAGAAAGGCTATTTGGAGTGAACATTCTGGGGTGCCAAGGTCCTTATCAATTCCTGTAAACAAg TTCTTCATACCTCTAGACGGGTTCCTTCATCCCATTGAGTCGAACCAAGAACTGCTAAACATATATTTAACAGGCCTAGCAACTGGAACAGTTAGGCAGACATGGTGTCCAGTGCTCTATCTGATTGCTGTCCACCATCTCGCTCATTTTCTATTCAGAGAACATGATGGCCAAGAAAATGACGATGTTAAAAATTGTAGGAAAAAGATGACTAGTCGATTTGAGAAGCTGAAAGACAAA ACATTGCAGAGTCATATTATGCTTTATAAAGGAATTAACAAGTCATCACCTCTTGGATTTGACCTCTTTAAAGGTCAAGAGGCATACATGGGGCAGCAAACATCATAG